The following proteins are encoded in a genomic region of Corallococcus soli:
- a CDS encoding heparinase II/III family protein — MGTLEYYAAIARMAPGALAKSAVRRVQGVARQALYRRREQVDEAQLLESFGATRAEELVSLALDHRSSRAWCEVSQRESVRAAIAKLPGAKERTQARAAQALRQEWNVFGTPVSFGEGRPVDWSLDPLSGERYPVEAVESLRLLVPGMDPKYPWVMGRLDSLVALAQGAWVTDSAEERSRLATAFVAQTLDFLQANPVGMGVHWTCPMEIALRAANVAQALVMFADAPRVRRPEFLVPVLGALAEHCAWVEAHLEDHGAVPNNHLVSNHVGLAVVGLLFPELPGAPRQVALAVNGLRAQMDAQVHPEGTSFEGSIPYHRLSVELFTLAFVVARGAGVSLGPAYEARLRLMYVASRAWSSEAGLAPQVGDNDSGRVFPFQDRDDREQGYLSGLGAALFNDAGLSGGVFPDEAAWLLGSAGLTRFLALPVAPAPVSVSFPEGGFHTLRGAGVVLTVSAGKQGQRGVGGHSHNDKLSFELHVDGRPVIVDPGTGSYTRDPALRNAMRSTAAHNTLQVDGAEQAPLDPARLFALPEDARARVVAFQPGARHDRLVVRHDGYRHLASPVGIERTFLLDRHVRALAVGDRLIGTGRHEVVGRLHLPDGQARWCEPDAAVLARAQRVQEGPQSFEARAVEIGPARAPVGWVLLERGLETSLVPSKYSPGYGRVVSSVSVEFRRQQTPPARLGWVFVFR; from the coding sequence ATGGGAACTCTCGAGTACTACGCGGCGATTGCTCGGATGGCGCCAGGGGCCCTGGCGAAGAGCGCTGTCCGCCGTGTCCAGGGTGTCGCGCGGCAGGCGCTCTACCGCCGTCGCGAGCAGGTGGACGAAGCCCAGCTGCTGGAGTCCTTCGGTGCCACCCGGGCCGAGGAGCTGGTGTCGCTGGCGCTGGATCACCGCTCCTCGCGCGCCTGGTGCGAGGTGTCCCAGCGCGAGTCCGTGCGCGCCGCCATCGCGAAGCTGCCGGGCGCGAAGGAGCGCACGCAGGCCCGCGCGGCGCAGGCGCTCAGGCAGGAGTGGAACGTCTTCGGCACGCCGGTGTCCTTCGGCGAGGGCCGCCCGGTGGACTGGTCGTTGGATCCGCTGAGCGGCGAGCGCTACCCCGTGGAGGCCGTGGAGTCGCTGCGGCTGCTCGTGCCGGGCATGGATCCGAAGTACCCCTGGGTGATGGGCCGGCTCGACAGCCTGGTGGCGCTGGCCCAGGGCGCGTGGGTGACGGACTCCGCCGAGGAGCGCTCGCGGCTGGCGACGGCGTTCGTCGCGCAGACGCTGGACTTCCTCCAGGCGAACCCCGTGGGCATGGGCGTCCACTGGACGTGCCCCATGGAGATTGCCCTGCGCGCGGCCAACGTCGCGCAGGCGCTGGTGATGTTCGCGGACGCGCCGCGGGTGCGCCGCCCGGAGTTCCTGGTGCCCGTGCTGGGCGCGCTCGCGGAGCACTGCGCGTGGGTGGAGGCCCACCTGGAGGACCACGGCGCGGTGCCCAACAACCACCTGGTGTCCAACCACGTCGGGCTGGCCGTGGTGGGCCTGCTGTTCCCGGAGCTGCCGGGCGCGCCCCGTCAGGTGGCGCTCGCCGTGAACGGGCTGCGCGCGCAGATGGACGCGCAGGTGCATCCGGAGGGCACGTCCTTCGAGGGCTCCATTCCCTACCACCGCCTGTCGGTGGAGCTGTTCACGCTGGCCTTCGTCGTCGCGCGCGGCGCGGGCGTGTCCCTGGGGCCGGCGTACGAGGCGCGTCTGCGATTGATGTATGTCGCGTCGCGCGCGTGGTCTTCCGAAGCGGGCCTGGCGCCGCAGGTGGGCGACAATGATTCAGGCCGCGTGTTTCCCTTCCAGGACCGGGATGATCGCGAGCAGGGCTATCTGTCCGGCCTGGGCGCGGCGCTCTTCAACGACGCGGGGCTGTCCGGCGGCGTGTTCCCGGACGAGGCGGCGTGGCTGCTGGGCAGCGCGGGCCTGACGCGTTTCCTCGCGCTGCCCGTGGCGCCGGCGCCCGTGTCGGTGAGCTTCCCGGAAGGTGGATTTCACACCTTGCGCGGCGCTGGGGTCGTGCTCACTGTCTCGGCCGGAAAACAAGGGCAACGGGGCGTCGGGGGACACAGCCACAACGACAAGCTTTCCTTCGAGCTCCATGTCGACGGCCGCCCCGTCATCGTCGACCCGGGAACCGGTTCGTACACGCGGGATCCGGCGCTGCGCAACGCGATGCGAAGCACCGCGGCGCACAACACGCTTCAGGTGGATGGGGCCGAACAGGCCCCGCTGGATCCGGCGCGGTTGTTCGCGCTGCCGGAGGACGCACGGGCTCGCGTCGTGGCCTTCCAGCCCGGCGCGCGGCACGACCGGCTGGTGGTGCGCCACGACGGCTACCGCCACCTGGCGTCGCCGGTAGGCATTGAGAGGACCTTCCTCCTGGACCGGCACGTTCGCGCGCTGGCCGTGGGAGACCGGCTCATCGGTACGGGCCGTCATGAAGTGGTGGGACGTTTGCACCTGCCCGATGGGCAGGCGCGGTGGTGCGAGCCCGACGCGGCGGTGCTGGCGCGGGCCCAGCGCGTGCAGGAAGGACCTCAATCCTTCGAGGCACGGGCTGTCGAGATTGGACCGGCGCGGGCGCCCGTGGGTTGGGTGCTGCTGGAGCGGGGGTTGGAGACCTCGCTCGTGCCGTCGAAGTACTCGCCCGGGTATGGGCGGGTGGTGTCGTCGGTGTCGGTGGAGTTCCGGAGGCAGCAGACGCCTCCGGCGAGGCTGGGGTGGGTGTTCGTCTTCAGGTGA
- a CDS encoding nucleotide sugar dehydrogenase produces MVGNPLLERISNREAKVGVVGLGYVGLPLGMAFADAGFMVTGLDVDQRKIDKITKGESYIKHIPSEPLAKLTQAGKLTASNEFARSRELDCVIICVPTPLTASREPDMSFIIATGEALAPYVRPGQLFILESTTYPGTTEEILKPLLEKGGLKAGVDFFLAFSPEREDPGNKGFNTKTIPKVVGGYSPACLEVAVALYGSALKEVVPVSSTRVAELSKLLENIYRCVNIAMVNEMKMLCDRMNVDVWEVIQAASTKPFGFQPFYPGPGLGGHCIPIDPFYLTWKAREFEFHTKFIELAGEVNWQMPYYVVQRTMEALNAGKKVLNGAKVLCLGAAYKKDIDDFRESPSLRVMTLLKEKGADISYHDPFVKELHKGHGFNMEMKSVPLDAETLGQYDAVIILTDHSHIDYNELVQRSNIVIDTRNATKAVTEGREKIIKA; encoded by the coding sequence ATGGTTGGCAACCCCTTGCTGGAGCGGATCAGCAATCGGGAGGCGAAGGTGGGCGTGGTGGGTCTCGGTTATGTCGGTCTTCCCCTGGGCATGGCGTTCGCGGACGCCGGCTTCATGGTGACCGGCCTGGACGTGGATCAGCGCAAGATCGACAAGATCACGAAGGGTGAGAGCTACATCAAGCACATCCCCAGCGAGCCGCTGGCGAAGCTCACCCAGGCGGGAAAGCTCACGGCGAGCAATGAGTTCGCCAGGTCCCGCGAGCTGGACTGCGTCATCATCTGCGTGCCCACGCCGCTGACCGCGTCGCGTGAGCCGGACATGAGCTTCATCATCGCCACGGGCGAGGCGCTGGCGCCGTACGTGCGTCCCGGCCAGCTCTTCATCCTGGAGTCCACCACCTACCCGGGCACCACCGAGGAGATCCTCAAGCCCCTGCTGGAGAAGGGCGGCCTCAAGGCGGGCGTGGACTTCTTCCTGGCCTTCAGCCCGGAGCGCGAGGACCCGGGCAACAAGGGCTTCAACACCAAGACGATCCCGAAGGTCGTCGGCGGCTACTCGCCCGCGTGCCTTGAGGTCGCGGTGGCGCTCTACGGCAGCGCGCTGAAGGAGGTCGTCCCGGTGTCCTCCACGCGCGTGGCGGAGCTCTCCAAGCTGCTGGAGAACATCTACCGCTGCGTGAACATCGCGATGGTCAACGAGATGAAGATGCTCTGCGACCGCATGAACGTGGACGTCTGGGAGGTCATCCAGGCCGCCAGCACGAAGCCCTTCGGCTTCCAGCCGTTCTACCCGGGCCCCGGCCTGGGCGGGCACTGCATCCCCATCGACCCGTTCTACCTGACGTGGAAGGCGCGCGAGTTCGAGTTCCACACCAAGTTCATCGAGCTGGCCGGCGAGGTGAACTGGCAGATGCCGTACTACGTGGTGCAGCGCACGATGGAGGCGCTCAACGCGGGCAAGAAGGTCCTCAACGGCGCGAAGGTCCTCTGCCTGGGCGCGGCGTACAAGAAGGACATCGACGACTTCCGTGAGTCCCCGTCGCTGCGCGTGATGACGCTCCTGAAGGAGAAGGGCGCGGACATCAGCTACCACGACCCGTTCGTGAAGGAGCTGCACAAGGGCCACGGCTTCAACATGGAGATGAAGTCCGTCCCCCTGGATGCGGAGACCCTGGGCCAGTACGACGCGGTCATCATCCTGACCGACCACTCGCACATCGACTACAACGAGCTGGTCCAGCGCTCGAACATCGTCATCGACACGCGCAACGCGACGAAGGCCGTCACGGAGGGACGCGAGAAGATCATCAAGGCGTAG
- a CDS encoding TldD/PmbA family protein, with the protein MGAAPAPDPRSQLLEAMSTELTRNQQQLKVTGHEAPYFISYLVKDYESRLLVARYGAVFQDDDYRERKLGVDVRVGSYDFDSSVADSLDFGFSTSKGASFTARKEGPLDASPLALRTALWLVTDEKYKAALFQFLKKKGEDVYAVEDPKRAASFSRETPSTYVQPPVAFPFDREKWRKLARDVSARFNHHPELFDSEVRITADKATRLFVSSEGTKLITEETLYALHVSAVTRAPDGQLLDNSRTFYLPTEAGMPDAAKVHTAAQKVIDELLALRQAPAIVPYAGPAILAPEAAGVLFHETLGHRLEAERQDGDSDGKTFKGQEGKQILPSFLSLRDDPSRREVNGEPLNGYYLYDEEGVKAQPVTLVEKGVLKGYLMSRHPVEGFAKSNGHGRGQGTLQPVARMGNLLVDSTKQVSDAELKKMLVAEAKRQGKPYGLIIRDITGGNTNTSSYGYQAFKGVPRMVYRVDVKTGEETLVRGVEIVGTPLSSVNRILATGQRLGVFNGFCGAESGNVPVSTVAPAVLLQELELQRAMEGKDRPPLLPSPAAPKQAATGPEAKRGG; encoded by the coding sequence ATGGGCGCGGCGCCCGCGCCGGATCCGCGCTCCCAGCTGCTGGAGGCGATGTCCACGGAGCTGACGCGCAACCAGCAGCAGTTGAAGGTGACCGGCCACGAAGCGCCGTACTTCATCAGCTACCTGGTGAAGGACTACGAGTCGCGGCTGCTCGTCGCGCGCTACGGCGCGGTGTTCCAGGACGACGACTACCGCGAGCGCAAGCTGGGCGTGGACGTGCGCGTGGGCAGCTACGACTTCGACAGCTCCGTCGCGGACTCGCTCGACTTCGGCTTCAGCACCAGCAAGGGCGCGAGCTTCACCGCGCGCAAGGAGGGGCCGCTGGACGCGTCCCCGCTGGCGCTGCGCACCGCGCTGTGGCTCGTCACCGACGAGAAGTACAAGGCCGCGCTCTTCCAGTTCCTGAAGAAGAAGGGCGAGGACGTCTACGCGGTGGAGGACCCCAAGCGGGCGGCGTCCTTCTCCCGCGAGACGCCCTCCACCTACGTGCAGCCGCCGGTGGCCTTCCCGTTTGATCGCGAGAAGTGGCGCAAGCTGGCCCGCGACGTGTCCGCGCGCTTCAACCACCACCCGGAGCTGTTCGACTCGGAGGTGCGCATCACCGCGGACAAGGCGACGCGGCTGTTCGTCTCCTCCGAGGGCACAAAGCTCATCACGGAGGAGACGCTGTACGCGCTGCACGTCTCCGCGGTGACGCGCGCGCCGGACGGACAGCTCCTGGACAACTCGCGCACCTTCTACCTGCCCACGGAGGCCGGCATGCCGGACGCGGCGAAGGTGCACACGGCGGCGCAGAAGGTCATCGACGAGCTGCTCGCGCTGCGGCAGGCGCCCGCCATCGTCCCGTACGCGGGGCCGGCCATCCTGGCGCCGGAGGCCGCGGGCGTGCTCTTCCACGAGACGCTGGGCCACCGGCTGGAGGCGGAGCGCCAGGACGGCGACAGTGACGGCAAGACGTTCAAGGGCCAGGAGGGCAAGCAGATCCTCCCGTCCTTCCTGTCGCTGCGGGATGATCCCTCCAGGCGGGAGGTGAACGGCGAGCCGCTCAACGGCTACTACCTCTACGACGAGGAGGGCGTGAAGGCGCAGCCGGTGACGCTGGTGGAGAAGGGCGTGCTCAAGGGCTACCTGATGAGCCGCCACCCGGTGGAGGGCTTCGCGAAGTCCAACGGCCACGGGCGCGGCCAGGGCACGCTCCAGCCGGTGGCGCGCATGGGCAACCTGCTGGTGGACAGCACGAAGCAGGTGAGCGACGCGGAGCTGAAGAAGATGCTCGTCGCGGAGGCGAAGCGGCAGGGCAAGCCATACGGGCTCATCATCCGCGACATCACCGGCGGCAACACCAACACGTCCAGCTACGGCTACCAGGCCTTCAAGGGCGTGCCGCGCATGGTGTACCGCGTGGACGTGAAGACGGGGGAGGAGACGCTGGTGCGGGGCGTGGAGATCGTCGGCACGCCGCTGTCGTCGGTGAACCGCATCCTCGCCACGGGCCAGCGCCTGGGCGTGTTCAACGGCTTCTGCGGCGCGGAGAGCGGCAACGTGCCGGTGTCCACCGTGGCGCCCGCGGTGCTGCTCCAGGAGCTGGAGCTCCAGCGGGCCATGGAGGGCAAGGACCGGCCGCCCCTGCTCCCCAGCCCGGCCGCCCCGAAGCAGGCGGCGACCGGACCGGAGGCGAAGCGCGGGGGCTAG
- a CDS encoding alpha amylase C-terminal domain-containing protein: MSDSKINRPTRAQAPATASTTVDADKVLAQQKAAAARAAAARRNTSAFEATPTASAKGPVAGSGTLARSGNTEALLGAAPTAPVRPGASVEKPVTRTITFTYDAGPHNQLTNPKLKGSWDADGRFSAQWSGGGIPMKPLGNGKYEATVKVADDGLARNWEWGVSVDGPSGKDQWAVMGEGNLKLDLSKPTASYSPTTYHQMGAQRSGQDVSFKFWAPDARAVQVKVTDKQGQQQRIPLTRDEGGNWTAQAKGAWSQLEGKSYVYEVVDSTGATSDRPDPYARRMMGEQRGLDRLFLDPMRGQEVNRYFPGATELMRFDVDDAEDADSAYLVLKDGDGNPLDKAQLQERLGRFDETLVDKLRGGAANSDFWSRNVTDDGRIKMKNQGGAWTALVNDPSKLAGLRYEFQVFDKDAQGKLHLRDDVNSDGKLSQAERLASSENDPWSDLITVGSGVDFRGSIFTDPTTFQFKNDNVPREKDPSKWTVYQLHAGSFLGQAGNANRSTMEDLLKKLDYFKELGVTTLELLPTNEVEGSRNWGYLGVNSLAAESSLGFEDDTGQWVEGDEALKRFIDAAHGKGLNVVSDVVYNHVFGDHNGLWNVGGPSNPYFNWSKEPGKFEQRDTAWGAVPAYNTPQVKQLFIDHAVQQVQELKFDGLRFDFTEPIKGTGGKDGWEMLREINRQVHFVNPDVWTVAEQFDYDPSISRPAQADGTGGGFDAQWYTEFQHRLVNDNSKPGLVQAAARGLKTDMDAFVNLMTAPRGLDSWQKALSIISNHDEVGNAQRTMNTAEGENATDFPDQWTRGAARFTGGMGMAGPGIPMFFQGDEFGAQNDFRWGNPSTWDSDWSWQDVGKGVDFGKVTFNDATKATYERLFTLSPDAQAKDAAYKAFSADDRKLFKEISSLPASERKDAMLDVTRRQSFNFYKDAIGLRNSSPAFSAAAEVKRVYTHNDDSVLAFTRKSGNEEFLVVGSLNKKNLDGYTLPLPPGQWKEVLNSDAGAYGGGNFGNFGATLNGGNTKVNIPAAGYVVMKRVG; the protein is encoded by the coding sequence GTGAGTGACTCCAAGATCAACCGCCCGACCCGCGCCCAGGCCCCCGCCACGGCGTCCACCACGGTCGACGCCGACAAGGTGCTCGCCCAGCAGAAGGCGGCCGCCGCCAGGGCCGCCGCCGCCCGCCGGAACACGTCCGCCTTCGAAGCCACCCCGACCGCGAGTGCGAAGGGCCCGGTCGCGGGGTCTGGCACCCTGGCCCGCTCCGGCAACACGGAGGCCCTGCTGGGCGCCGCGCCCACGGCCCCGGTGCGTCCGGGCGCCTCGGTGGAGAAGCCCGTCACCCGCACCATCACGTTCACGTACGACGCGGGCCCGCACAACCAGCTCACCAACCCGAAGCTCAAGGGCAGCTGGGACGCGGACGGCCGCTTCAGCGCGCAGTGGAGCGGCGGCGGCATCCCCATGAAGCCCCTGGGCAATGGCAAGTACGAGGCGACCGTGAAGGTCGCGGACGACGGCCTCGCGCGCAACTGGGAGTGGGGCGTCAGCGTGGACGGCCCGTCCGGCAAGGACCAGTGGGCGGTGATGGGCGAGGGCAACCTCAAGTTGGACCTGTCCAAGCCCACCGCGTCCTATTCGCCCACGACGTACCACCAGATGGGCGCGCAGCGCTCCGGCCAGGACGTGTCCTTCAAGTTCTGGGCGCCGGACGCGCGCGCGGTGCAGGTGAAGGTCACCGACAAGCAGGGGCAGCAGCAGCGCATCCCGCTCACGCGCGACGAGGGCGGCAACTGGACCGCCCAGGCGAAGGGCGCCTGGAGCCAGCTGGAGGGCAAGTCCTACGTCTACGAAGTCGTGGACTCCACGGGCGCCACCAGCGACCGGCCGGACCCGTACGCCCGCCGGATGATGGGCGAGCAGCGCGGCCTGGACCGGCTCTTCCTGGACCCCATGCGCGGCCAGGAGGTGAACCGCTACTTCCCCGGCGCCACCGAGCTGATGCGCTTCGACGTGGACGACGCCGAGGACGCGGACAGCGCGTACCTGGTCCTCAAGGACGGCGACGGCAACCCGCTCGACAAGGCGCAGCTCCAGGAGCGCCTGGGCCGGTTCGACGAGACGCTCGTCGACAAGCTCCGGGGCGGCGCGGCGAACAGCGACTTCTGGTCGCGCAACGTCACGGACGACGGCCGCATCAAGATGAAGAACCAGGGCGGCGCGTGGACCGCGCTCGTCAATGATCCTTCGAAGCTCGCGGGCCTGCGCTACGAGTTCCAGGTGTTCGACAAGGACGCGCAGGGCAAGCTGCACCTGCGCGACGACGTGAACAGCGACGGGAAGCTGTCCCAGGCGGAGCGCCTCGCCTCGTCGGAGAACGACCCCTGGAGCGACCTCATCACCGTGGGTAGCGGCGTGGACTTCCGCGGCTCCATCTTCACGGACCCCACGACGTTCCAGTTCAAGAACGACAACGTGCCCCGTGAGAAGGACCCGTCCAAGTGGACGGTGTACCAGCTGCACGCGGGCAGCTTCCTGGGCCAGGCGGGCAACGCCAACCGCTCCACCATGGAGGACCTGCTCAAGAAGCTGGATTACTTCAAGGAGCTGGGCGTCACCACGCTGGAGCTGCTGCCCACGAACGAGGTGGAGGGCAGCCGCAACTGGGGCTACCTGGGCGTCAACAGCCTCGCGGCGGAGAGCTCGCTCGGCTTCGAGGACGACACGGGCCAGTGGGTGGAGGGCGATGAAGCCCTCAAGCGCTTCATCGACGCGGCCCACGGCAAGGGCCTCAACGTGGTGTCGGACGTCGTCTACAACCACGTCTTCGGCGACCACAACGGCCTGTGGAACGTGGGCGGCCCCAGCAACCCGTACTTCAACTGGTCCAAGGAGCCGGGCAAGTTCGAACAGCGCGACACGGCCTGGGGCGCCGTCCCCGCGTACAACACGCCGCAGGTGAAGCAGCTCTTCATCGACCACGCCGTGCAGCAGGTGCAGGAGCTGAAGTTCGACGGCCTGAGATTCGACTTCACGGAGCCCATCAAGGGCACGGGCGGCAAGGACGGCTGGGAGATGCTCCGGGAGATCAACCGTCAGGTGCACTTCGTCAACCCGGACGTGTGGACCGTGGCGGAGCAGTTCGACTACGACCCGTCCATCTCCCGCCCCGCGCAGGCGGACGGCACCGGCGGCGGCTTCGACGCGCAGTGGTACACGGAGTTCCAGCACCGGCTGGTCAACGACAACAGCAAGCCGGGCCTGGTGCAGGCGGCCGCGCGCGGGCTGAAGACGGACATGGACGCGTTCGTCAACCTCATGACGGCGCCGCGCGGGCTGGACAGCTGGCAGAAGGCGCTGTCCATCATCTCCAACCACGACGAGGTGGGGAACGCCCAGCGCACGATGAACACCGCGGAGGGTGAGAACGCCACCGACTTCCCGGACCAGTGGACGCGCGGCGCCGCGCGCTTCACCGGCGGCATGGGCATGGCCGGCCCCGGCATCCCGATGTTCTTCCAGGGTGACGAGTTCGGCGCGCAGAACGACTTCCGCTGGGGCAACCCCTCCACCTGGGACAGCGACTGGAGCTGGCAGGACGTGGGCAAGGGCGTGGACTTCGGCAAGGTCACGTTCAACGACGCGACGAAGGCCACCTACGAGCGCCTCTTCACGCTCTCCCCCGACGCGCAGGCGAAGGACGCTGCCTACAAGGCCTTCTCCGCGGACGACCGCAAGCTCTTCAAGGAGATCTCCAGCCTGCCCGCCTCCGAGCGCAAGGACGCGATGCTGGACGTCACCCGCCGGCAGAGCTTCAACTTCTACAAGGACGCCATCGGCCTGCGCAACAGCAGCCCGGCCTTCAGCGCGGCGGCGGAGGTCAAGCGCGTCTACACCCACAACGACGACAGCGTGCTGGCCTTCACGCGCAAGTCGGGCAACGAGGAGTTCCTCGTGGTGGGCAGCCTCAACAAGAAGAACCTGGACGGCTACACCCTGCCGCTGCCTCCCGGGCAGTGGAAGGAAGTGCTCAACAGCGACGCGGGCGCGTACGGCGGTGGCAACTTCGGCAACTTCGGCGCCACGCTGAACGGCGGGAACACCAAGGTGAACATCCCCGCCGCCGGCTACGTGGTGATGAAGCGGGTCGGCTAG